TCAACGCAGCATTAAATATTTTAGCGGTCGGGCAGACCGTGTTTGCTTGTGGATCTGGCTCTAGCGGGGATGTGTCTTTGACAGATTTAGCTATCCAGGGATGAATCAAGAATCCCACTCATTCATGTGTGGGAGTGTCAACGGGATGAATATTACGATGCCAATACTTCTCAGCCTGGAATTTTGGAGTTGATATTAGCTAAAGCCAGACATGGAGATACAGGAACGGCAGAAGTGCTGTTTGATAAGTCTTGTGGGATGATTCATTCTCTTAAGGAGTTTGCGTAGAATCTTTCCATAAAGCATTTCTAATTAGCGAGATTATCTGAGGGGAAGGGTTCTTCCTCTCTTGGTAGAAATATTCCTTTAATACAGTTCGGGTTAATAATCGCTATTTGAATATGGTTCTGTTTTCTAAACATCGAACCTGGATATAAAGGCTCTCCTTCTAAAAAAGCTGCCCTAACAGAATCAAAACAAGTACCTCTTTTCTCTGCTAATTGATAAGCAAAACGAATGACTGCACAGTCCAATTCTCTTTTTTTGAAATCGAAATCCGACTTGCCAAAGGATGAGTTTTCAGGCAAAGGTTTTCTTTCTTCGTTTAAAGTTTCTTTGAAAAATTCAAAAGAATTCGATAAAAAGTCAATATACTCCTAATCTAACAAATCGAGACAATTTCCTAAATCCAGAACAGCACCCAAAACAAAAGGAGTTTTTATTGTTGAATTGGCTCGTTGACTATCTTCAACGGCATACTGAATGGCTCTTTGATGGTTATTTTCCCAGAAGTAGATCTCATTTCCCAGCCAATCATAGGAGTTATTGCTGTGACGAAAGTTGTCTTCCTGATTCAAAATACGAATAGCAGCATCCCTGTCTATCCCATGAAAACCATAAACAAAACTTGGTTTTGCTGAATACATCAATTAAATAACGAGTGGTTTGCCGTTTGCTCTGTCTTTGGCTACTGTCTCTGCTGAGAAGAATTCTTCACAGTAGTAACCAGACTCATCAATTATCTTGGCGTGCGACCCGTTTCAGCCTAACTACAATTGTAGGAACGCTGAGGGTATTCTCTAGAACCTAGAAAATACAATAACTCTAAACTCATGTAGGTTTAATTCCTACCGATGAATGAGACGTTTGAATCCATATCCTATGTGCTGCTAGGTAACATCATAGTGGTGCAGAGCTAGGATAAAAGCAGATAAGCTGAAAGCCGAATTTGGTGATGCTGCAAGGGAAGTTGTTTATGTTCAACAAAGACTAACTAATTTATTAAGCTTCGTTAAATTGAAGTAGTGGAACGGCTTTTACACTACAGCCAAAAGGCAAAAGAGGTTCTGTGTTTCTTCTTAATTCTAAGAAACAAAAAATAGAATATTATCTGCTAAGAATAATATTTTCTCATCGATAAACCCTCTCGGAGTAAAGATTAGGGACTAAGAACAACGTGAAATGAATTTAGGGAACGGGATAACCCCATATTTCTATCAAGACTTTTTCTTGATAAACCAGATGTGAAGCGTATGAAATATGGGAGTAGGATGCTGTAAGAAGCCAATGCTTAACCTGAAATAACAGGTAATGCCCGACAGGGATGGATGTAATGTCTGAGATATGCCGACGTACAGCCCTGAGTTTGAGTAGGCACTAAGTAGTTCTTCATAAGCCTAATACGCGGATGCGTACAGAAGGATTTAAAACTGACCCTTCCAAGGCGGTCTTGTGTGGGATGAATAGGAACGAAAGATTGTACCGAAAGAACCAGGAGTAGCCGTGTGCGGTGAAAGTCGCAAGCACGGTTTTGAATGGGAGTGTCGAGGAGCGATCCTCGGCTCGACCCCTAACTGTGCAGTCTACGAAAAAATGTATATTCTTATGGCAAATTTGTAAAGTTTTGTGATATTGTTAAGCATGAAAAATAACGCTATCAACTTAAAACTGAGACAGTTCTGAGCGATCGCTAAAAGTATATAATGTCACAGTTAATCAAAATTCAAAAAATTAATAGCCTTGGGGAATGTCCGCCCTAGTTTAAAACACTCCAGATTAACTAGAGCGATGGAATTAGTAATGTGAAAAAGCAAAAATGCTTGAAAAGTGGTGTTGAGTCAGTCAATCTATAGACGACTGAAATTATTTCACTATATTACAGAGAATACTGCTGTAGTCTAAATTTTATTTTGTTTTGATTAGCCACGTTTGTTTAAAATCGATTGGGCTTTCTTGAAAAGGGTTCACAAAATCTCTTGGAAAGCTGCGGGAATTCTCTATACTGTGGTGATTTTAACTGTATTCGTAGATTTGATGGTTGCGGTAGCTGTTGGGGTATTTGTGGCTAATATTTTAACTATTGATCGCCTATCTGAGATGCAATCTAAAGCCGTTTAAGCTATCACTGATGCTGATGATCAAATTGTTCTTAATGAGCAAGAAAAACAAATTTTAGATTTAGCCAGGGGGCGAGTTTTGTTATTCCATCTTAATGGACCAATGATTTTCGGGGTAGCTAAAGCGATCGCTAGAGAACATAGTGCAATTGATAATTATGATGTCTTATTAGTGGATTTGGCAGAAGTGCCTGTAATGGGAGTAACTTCGTCTTTAGCCATTGAAAATGCGATTAAAGAATCACTTGATGTAGGAGGAGCAGTCATCGTGGTTGGTGCTACGGGGAAAGTAAAACGTCGTTTAGAAAAACTAGGTATTGCTGGTTTGATTCCCGAAGCCCATTGACTCTAGCGATCGCCTAACAACCCTCAAAGAAGGTTTAGCTATAGTTCGGGAAAGACAAAGAATCTAGAAATAAACAGATCGATTGCTTAAAAATTAACTTCAAGGAGAAAATATTGAATTTAAACACTCTGAAAAGGCAGTGGTTTTTTAACATTAAACAAGACCTTCTGGCAGGGGCAGTGGTAGGACTGGCGTTGATTCCCGAAGCGATCGCTTTTTCAATCATTGCGGGAGTAGACCCCAAAGTGGGACTTTATGCCTCATTTATTATTGCTGTTATGACGGCGTTTTTGGGGGGAAGACCAGGCTCGATTTCGGCTGCGACTGGGGCGATGGCACTGCTGATGATCGATTTAGTTAAAGAACATGGTTTGCAGTATCTTTTAGCCGCCACTCTATTAACAGGAGTATTACAGGTAATCTTTGGGGTACTAAAACTAGGTCGCCAAATGAAATATGTACCTAGAGCGGTAATGATTGGTTATATCAATGCCTTAGCGGTGCTAATTTTCTTAGCTCAGTTGCCACAACTAACTAATGTGCCTGCAACTGTTTATATCCTAACGCTGCTTTCTTTGGCAATTATTTATATTTTGCCTCGCTTTACCAAAGCTGTCCCTTCTCCCCTCGTGGCTTTAGCAGTAATGACTATAGCCGCGATCGCCCTTAAGTTAGATGTTCCTACCGTAGGAGATATGGGAGAGTTACCCGCGACTCTCCCATTGTTTGCTCTACCTCAAGTTCCATTAAATCTGGAAACTTTGAGGATTATTTTCCCCTATTCATTGACTCTAGCGATCGTAGGTTTATTAGCTTCCTTTCTCACGGCTGCTTTGGTAGACGATCTCACCGATACTCCCAGTGATAAAAACCAAGAAGCCAAAGGTCAAGGTATTGCCAACATCGTGACAGCTTTTTTTGGCGGTATGGCGGGTTGTGGCATGATCGGACAATCGGTGATTAATGTGCAATCTGGTGGTCGAGGTAGGCTGTCAACCCTCTCTTCAGGAGTTTTTCTGTTGTTTGCTATTTTGGTGTTGAAAGATTGGGTGCAACAAATGCCCATGGCTACCCTGGTTGCGGTGATGATCATGGTTTCTATTGGTACATTCCGCTGGTCATCTTTTAGAAATATACGCCGAATTCCTCCCACTGAAACACTAGTGATGTTAACTACGATGTTTGTCACCATTTTTACTCGCAATTTTGCCTTGGGTGTAGCGATAGGTATTGTCATGAGTACGGTATTCTTTTCCCGTAAGATTGCCCTGCTCGTGTTTGTGGATAAGGTTTTAAGTGATGATGGTACTCACCGCATTTATAAAGTGGCTGGTCAA
The DNA window shown above is from Coleofasciculaceae cyanobacterium and carries:
- a CDS encoding STAS domain-containing protein is translated as MIFGVAKAIAREHSAIDNYDVLLVDLAEVPVMGVTSSLAIENAIKESLDVGGAVIVVGATGKVKRRLEKLGIAGLIPEAH
- a CDS encoding SulP family inorganic anion transporter produces the protein MNLNTLKRQWFFNIKQDLLAGAVVGLALIPEAIAFSIIAGVDPKVGLYASFIIAVMTAFLGGRPGSISAATGAMALLMIDLVKEHGLQYLLAATLLTGVLQVIFGVLKLGRQMKYVPRAVMIGYINALAVLIFLAQLPQLTNVPATVYILTLLSLAIIYILPRFTKAVPSPLVALAVMTIAAIALKLDVPTVGDMGELPATLPLFALPQVPLNLETLRIIFPYSLTLAIVGLLASFLTAALVDDLTDTPSDKNQEAKGQGIANIVTAFFGGMAGCGMIGQSVINVQSGGRGRLSTLSSGVFLLFAILVLKDWVQQMPMATLVAVMIMVSIGTFRWSSFRNIRRIPPTETLVMLTTMFVTIFTRNFALGVAIGIVMSTVFFSRKIALLVFVDKVLSDDGTHRIYKVAGQIFFLSKEEFLQSFDFRELVERITIDLTQAHLWDQGAVEVVDKAVSKFRRNGTEVEVVGLNEASATLFDQLAINKESAVMKNHNF